From Ndongobacter massiliensis:
AGGCTGCTGCAGCCAACGCCGTTTTTTGCATCCCCGCGCGGTACGGAATTCGTGCGCTCTCCATTGGCAAATCAAAGGGAAAATCGACAAAAAACCGTTTGGCATTCTCTGCCAGCGCCTCGGCGCCGATCTCCAACGCTTTACTCGCAAAATACGTATTCGATGATACCACAAGCGCCCCGCCCAGATCGATTTCCCCGTACGCCGCCTCGCCGACATTCGCAAAGGTAAAACCGTCCACCGTAAGCGTTCCCTCATCATCAAAATCGAGATTCCTACCGGATTCCAGCAGCGCCAGCCCCGTAATGGGTTTCATAACCGATCCGGGCGCATATAGCCCCTGCGTCGCCCGATTGAGCAGCGGACTGCTTTCATCCGCGATCAGATCATTCCAATCCTCATCAATGCGATTGGCATCAAAGGTCGGCAAATTGACCATGGCCAAAATGCGCCCCGTAGAGGGTTCCATCGCGACAATTGCCCCTTTATGTCCCTCGAGGCAATTGTAGGCGAGCTGCTGCAATCCGCTGTCGATGCTCAACCAGACATCACTTCCAGTGTCGGCCTCCAAAATTTGATCGCGCAATTTGGCAATGATATTATCGCTCGATAAATTCAACAGATACTTATTCGCGCCGGCCTCCAAACCACTTTTTCCGTATACATTGGAATGATAGCCGATAATGGACGAATAGAGTTCCGGTTGCTGAATCCTTCGCACCGTCGTGCCGTCCTCTGCTTGACTGCGTGTTACGATCGGCTCTCCATTGCAATCATAAAAAAGGCCGCGCAGCACTTTGGATTCATCCACCCAGTTGCGCATATTGCTCGGATTCTCACGCAGCCCCGCTGCCGGCACCAACTCAAAAAATACGAGATACAGACTGAGCAGAGAAAAGGCGATCAGAAAGATACTCAAAAGTACCGCTAAGCGTTTCTTACTTCGTACCACGGCGCCCTCCTTTCTTGCGGGGACGGGTCTGACCCGGTTCGGAACAAACCTGCAGGACCGCCAATAGGGAAAAGCTGGCAACCAGTGAGGAACCGCCCGAGGTTAAAAAAGGAATGGTAATGCCCGTCAAAGGAATCACCTTCATCACGCCGGCAAACATAATCAGTGCCTGCGCCGCAAAAAGTGCACTCACGCAGAGCGCCAAGACGCTGTAGAAATCGCGCGCCTGCTCCATCGCCACTTTGAAACCGCGATAAACGAGCAGGGCAAAAAGCATCATCACGCAAATGCCCATAAAAGCCCCCATCTCCTCGACGATGGAAGCGAAAATAAAATCCGAATACCCCAAAGGAATCGTATCCGGGTGCCCCAAACCGATGCCGGTCCCGAAAAAGCCTCCTTCTGCCAGCGCAAACAGCGATTGCACAATTTGGTAGCCCTTATCATTGCTGTCGCTCCACGGATCCAGCCAAATATCAAAACGCACACGAATATGGTGAAAAAGGCGATACGCCAGATAAAGTCCGGCGCCTGCCACCACGATGTTGAGTACAATCTGCCAGGGACGTCGCTCATACGAAAACTGCGCCGCCGTCAAAACGATGAAAAATACGATGGCGGTGCCCAATTCCTTCTGTAAAAAGAAGATGCCGATCAAAAGGTAAGTGCCGACGAGCAGGCCGAGAGTTCCAAATATGCCGCGCCTGGATTTCGGCTTTTTTTCCGCGACAAGGTCGTCCGCATTTGCTGCCGCCAACTCTTCCATTTCTTCCACGTTCTCGCGCTTGTAATACCACGAGGCGATAAAAAAAACAAAGCTGAGTTTTGCCAATTCAGAGGGTTGAAGGAGCACGCCCCCCAATGAAATCCAGTTCTTCGCTCCGTGAATTTCCGTGCCGAAAACGAGCGTCACAAGAAGCAATCCTGCCGTGAGTGCAAAGAAAAAAATAGTTTTTCCCATCCAAATGTTTTTCGTCGCGCGAAAAAACAGGTAGACGACAAAATAAACCGCCATGCCGACTAGGTACATAAACATCTGCCGCACACCCAGACCAAAATCAATGCGTAAAATCATGACCACGCCGATGGAAAAAAGTGCCTGTGCGATCAATAGCAGATAGCTGTCACCGGGGGTGAAACGCGAAATCAGCGTTGTCGATACGAAGGTTCCTACCAGAAGCAGGACACTCAAACTGATCGCCTGCGGTGTCAATTCCTGTACGCGATAGCCCAACACGAGCGCCAGGGCAAACAGCTGAAAAACGAGCACCAACCACTTGCCGCTGGCGTAATAGAAGCGATGCAAACGGCGCGTCTTGCGCGCCGGACTCGGCACCACCGTTTTGTTCGTCTGCGCGTCCGAATGCATTACGCCACCTCCGCATCCACAAAGCGAAACAGAAGCCCGCCGATGCGAATCTGATCTTCCGATTCCAGTTGTACTGGTCCCTCCAGCGGCTGATTATTGACATAGGTCGGATTGGTCGCGCCCAGATCGTCAATGTAGTAAAAATCCGTATCGCGTACGATACGCGCATGGTGCTTACTGACCCGGGAATCCTTCAGCACAATGCTGTTGTCGTCCGCCCGCCCGATGGTCGTATTATCGCTCAAATAGTACTCCGCCTGCACCGGAAAATCAAAACTCTCCGGGCGGCTGAGCAGTTGCAGGTGCGGCGCCCGCGGGACTTCCTTCTGCCAATTGGAACGTATGTCCAAAGTAATCATCTTGACGATCGTGTAGATGAAGCGCAACACGAGAATCACGAACAGAAACTTGAGTCCGGTCGCAAGGATTGTATAGAGGTTGATCTCGCCCAACACATTGGTAAATAAAATTGTCTCCAGCAGATCGAAAATTGGTTCCATAGCCCCTCCTTCAAGTAGGGGTATTGTATCACAATGCGCTTCCACCGCGAAAATGCGGATACCTCATAAAACGCAGGTTATGCCATTGGATTTCCGCTGTCCTTTCGGTCTTCCTCCGTCGGTTTTTCCCCACCATTTTCCGTTTTCCCGCGCGGCGCATCGGACGGGATCTGCGGCGCACGAATCCCCGCATTTCTCTTCCGTGATGCATGGCGACGACTCCACAGCTTATACAGCAATGCAATCAGTAGCGCAGCGAGCACTGCCCACGGAAGGAGGACGATCAGGCCCGCCAACAGACCATTCAGTATATTGAGCGAGTCGTTCATGCCTTCGGCAATACGCGCCTTCAACTTCCCGAAAAAGCCCTGTGATACCACGGTTGTTCGCGTCTGCAGGGAAAGAGAAATCGTCGCATACTGCACTTGGCTGTCCAAACTTTTCAGCGTCGCCGTCGTGCGTTCAATCTCCTCCCGCACCTCCTGCAACTGCGTTTCAATGGCCAGCAAATCCTCAATGGTTTCCGCGTTTTCCAGTAACGCCAGCAGGCGCTCTTCTTGGACACCCAAGGTTTTGAGCCGCGCATCCGTATCAATATACTGCTGCGTGATGTCGTCCGTCTGCGTATGCGCCGACTGCACTTCGCCCAATTGTTTCAGCGCTTCCATCGCTTCCGTGAACCGTTCGGCATCGACCCGCAGGGTCAGTTCCGCATGGCAAAATGCATCGCTTTTTTCAATCCAACTGTTTTCCACATAGCCGGCGAAATCTTTCGCCAGCGTTTCCGCCTGTTCCTGCGCACTGGCGAGATCGTCGACCTGCATCTCCAGCGCCCCGGTTTGTATGCGTTTGCGCGGCACCGCAACGTCTGTCGCCTCTTGCACAGAAGGTTTCATCGCTTCTTTCGGCATTTCCGCGATAAAATCTTCCTGCGGCATTTGCGCAACCATGCTTTGTGCAGCCTCCCCGTCGCTCTTTTCAGTCGACGACGCGCTGCAGGCGCTGAGCAGGAATATAGCCAGACACAGCGCAATACAAATTCGTTTTAACTTTCGCATTCCTCCTCCTTTACCACGTCCACAAAGGGCGCTTGGATAAATTCCGCCAGAGCTTCTGCGGAAAGTTTCACTTGCACGCCGATCTGCCCCGCGCTGATCGCGATGATGCCTTCCCGGCGTGCTCGTACATCTAAAAAAGTTCGCAGCGGTTTTTTCAAACCGATTGGGGAACACCCGCCGTGCACATATCCTGTCAATGGTTTCAGCTTTTTTTGCGGCAGCATCTCCACTTTTTTCAGCCCCGCAGCCTTCGCCGCTTTTTTCAAATCCAGGTGTGCGGGCCCGGGAATGATGCAGACGATGGCTTCGTGCTCGCCCTCGACGACGAGCGTCTTAAATACTTTTTGTGGCGGCAACCCGATTTTTTCCGCCACATGTACCGCATCCAGCACACCGTCGGACACGTCATAAAATCCCGGTTCGTAGGCAATTTTCTGGCGATCCAATATGCGCATTACATTCGTCTTTTTCATGCTTCCTCCCATTACCGCTGATCGATTCCGTTGTCCTTTTTCTCCTGTCCCAACACCAACAATCTCGTTTGGCAAACAAACCGCAGCTTATTTTCGCTTTTGTGCACGTCGTTGCTGAAAAAACGTGCGCAATAGCGCAGCGCAGCGCTTGGAAAGAACCGGGCGCGCCACACGCACGCGGGCGAACAGATTCGGCAAACGCGTCAGATCACACGCCGAACCGCAGCACCCTCGTGCGGGATCCGGTGTGCCAAACACCAAGCGCCCCACGCGTGCATTTAATAGGGCGCCCGTGCACATGGCGCAGGGTTCCAACGTCACATACAGAGCGGTTTCACACAGGCGCCAGCCCAGTTGTCGCGCGCCCGCTTCCAGTACCAACAGCTCCGCGTGCGCAAGAGCGCTGCCTTTTTCTTCGACGCGATTGCCCGCGCGTGCGATGATGCGATTGTGCCACACGAGGACGGCGCCGACGGGGACCTCGCCGCGTCGAGCGGCGCGCGCGGCTTCCCGCAGAGCGACCTTCATAAAGTAGGCGTCGAGCGGGCGCCGCTCGTGACGGAGCAACGCACGGGGACGCTGTTTGCCCTTGGGACCTGTGAGCACCGGCTTGAGGGGGCGGCGGATGATGGAGCCGGCGCTCGGCCGCAGGCGGAGCGCCGAGCGGGGCAACACGGCTGCGGACGGTACTGCCTTCGGGTCCGCGGCCGACACATCAAGAGGTCGCTTTGCCATGTCCGACCTCGATGCGGTCCCGTTCCAAAATGGGAGCCAAGTATCGCCCCGTGTAGGAGCGCGGTTCCTGCACCACGGTCTCCGGGGTGCCCGCCGTTACGACGGTACCGCCGCCGTCGCCGCCTTCGGGTCCCAGATCGACGATCCAGTCCGCCACTTTAATGACGTCCAAATTGTGTTCAATGACGACAATCGAATTTCCGGCGTCGATCAGCCGTTGAAATACCAGAATCAGGCGGGCAATGTCCGCCGTATGCAGACCGGTGGTCGGTTCGTCCAAAATATAAATGGTCTTTCCGGTCGATACTTTTCCCAACTCCGCCGCCAATTTGACGCGCTGCGCCTCTCCGCCGGAAAGTTCCGTCGATGGTTGCCCGATTTTGAGATAGCCCAAGCCGACGTCCACCAGCGTTTGCAAACGGCGCCGGATACCCGCGTGATGCGCAAAGAACTCCAATCCCTCGTCAATGGTCATTTCTAAAATATCGCTAATCGTCTTGCCTTTATAGTGAACCTGCAGCGTTTCGCGGTTATAGCGCTTCCCGTGACACACTTCGCACGGCACATACACATCGGGCAAAAAATGCATTTCCACCTTGATGGTGCCGTCGCCCTTGCAGGCTTCACAGCGACCGCCCTTGACGTTGAAAGAGAAACGCCCCTTATCATAGCCGCGCAGCTTTGCTTCATTGGTCATGGCAAAGACGTCGCGGATCAGGTCAAAAACCTTCGTGTAGGTCGCAGGATTGGAGCGCGGCGTGCGTCCGATCGGCGACTGGTCGATTTCTATGACTTTGTCCAGGGCTTCCAGACCGCGAATGCCCCGATAGCGCCCCGGGCGCAGGCGCGCGTGATTCAAACGGTTGGCAAGTACTTTGTAAAGGATGCCTTCGACAAACGAACTCTTCCCGGATCCCGATACACCCGTAATACAAGTAAGCACGCCGAGGGGAATCTCGATGTCGATGTCCTTGAGATTATTCTCCTGACAGCCGCGCACACACAACATCGACGTGGGCGTGCGCCGCTCCGTCGGTACGGGAATAAATTTCCGATGTGTCAGGTAATCGGCGGTAATCGAATTTTTTGCCTGTACGATGTCGAGCGCAGGTCCGCTGTATACAATGTGTCCGCCGTGAATGCCGGCGCCGGGTCCTACATCGACAATCCAATCCGCCGCGCGCATGGTGTCTTCATCGTGTTCGACGATAATCAGCGTATTGCCCAATGAGGTCAATCCGCGCAGGGACGACAGCAATCGATCATTGTCGCGCTGATGCAAACCGATGGAAGGCTCGTCCAACACGTAAATGACGCCGACCAGACCGGCGCCGATCTGTGTGGCGAGACGGATGCGCTGCGATTCGCCGCCGGAGAGAGTCGCCGCATAGCGGTCGAGGGTCAGATATTCCAACCCCACGTCAATCAGAAACCGCAGACGCGCCAAAATTTCTTTCATAATGGGTTTGGCGACAATCTGTTCTGTTTCGCTGAATTGCAGACTTTTTGCCCAATCGTAAGCGTCTTTGACGCTGAGTTTCGTAAACTCACTGATATTTTTGCCCTGAATCTGTATGGCAAGGGCTTCCGGACGCAGCCGATCGCCATGGCAGGTTTCACATGTGTTTTCCGCCATATATTCTTCAATGCGATGCTGCATGGCATCCGACGTTTGACGGTACCGCCGGGTCAAATTCGGAATGACGCCTTCCCAGACATCGTGAAACACTTTGTTGCCGGAAAAATGCGATTGAAAAGAAAATCGCACCGTCCGATTGCCGGTCCCATAGAGCAGATCTTCAAAAAACTCTTTGGGTGCATTGCCGATGGGTTCATCGAGGGACACCCCATGCATTTTCGCCAAAGCCGCAATCATTTCATAGTAGTAGGTCTTCGGCTGACTCGTAGCGAAGGGCGCCACGGCGCCCTCGCGAATCGACAAGTCGGGATTCGGAATGCACAACTGCGGATCGACGGCAGCGTGAAAACCGATACCGTTGCAGTCCGGACAGGCGCCGAAAGGGCTGTTGAAGGACAGCAGGCGCGGTTCGATTTCATCAATGGACATATGCCCGTTCGGACAAGCTAAGCGCGACGAAAATCGGTGCGCCGGACCGTCCACTTCCTGGATGACAACCAAACCGTCCGCCTGCTCCAACGCCGTTTCCACCGAATCGCTCAGGCGCGAAGCAATGCCGGAACGCACAACCAAACGGTCGACGATGATGGAAATATCGTGCTTCTTATTTTTATCCAAGTTGATTTCATCTG
This genomic window contains:
- a CDS encoding penicillin-binding protein 2 — protein: MVRSKKRLAVLLSIFLIAFSLLSLYLVFFELVPAAGLRENPSNMRNWVDESKVLRGLFYDCNGEPIVTRSQAEDGTTVRRIQQPELYSSIIGYHSNVYGKSGLEAGANKYLLNLSSDNIIAKLRDQILEADTGSDVWLSIDSGLQQLAYNCLEGHKGAIVAMEPSTGRILAMVNLPTFDANRIDEDWNDLIADESSPLLNRATQGLYAPGSVMKPITGLALLESGRNLDFDDEGTLTVDGFTFANVGEAAYGEIDLGGALVVSSNTYFASKALEIGAEALAENAKRFFVDFPFDLPMESARIPYRAGMQKTALAAAAFGQGDTLVSPLSMCMAYGAIANGGHLFAPTLLDKVVSASGKTTSMPVAKDLGKIGPANQVETLRTLLARVAVETDSAANIEDYAVAGKTGTAENASGNEHAWYCGYAPADHPQIVVAVVLEEEGRYGGEAAAPIAGRLFQYWMNR
- a CDS encoding FHA domain-containing protein translates to MEPIFDLLETILFTNVLGEINLYTILATGLKFLFVILVLRFIYTIVKMITLDIRSNWQKEVPRAPHLQLLSRPESFDFPVQAEYYLSDNTTIGRADDNSIVLKDSRVSKHHARIVRDTDFYYIDDLGATNPTYVNNQPLEGPVQLESEDQIRIGGLLFRFVDAEVA
- a CDS encoding nucleoside deaminase; translated protein: MAKRPLDVSAADPKAVPSAAVLPRSALRLRPSAGSIIRRPLKPVLTGPKGKQRPRALLRHERRPLDAYFMKVALREAARAARRGEVPVGAVLVWHNRIIARAGNRVEEKGSALAHAELLVLEAGARQLGWRLCETALYVTLEPCAMCTGALLNARVGRLVFGTPDPARGCCGSACDLTRLPNLFARVRVARPVLSKRCAALLRTFFQQRRAQKRK
- a CDS encoding FtsW/RodA/SpoVE family cell cycle protein; this encodes MHSDAQTNKTVVPSPARKTRRLHRFYYASGKWLVLVFQLFALALVLGYRVQELTPQAISLSVLLLVGTFVSTTLISRFTPGDSYLLLIAQALFSIGVVMILRIDFGLGVRQMFMYLVGMAVYFVVYLFFRATKNIWMGKTIFFFALTAGLLLVTLVFGTEIHGAKNWISLGGVLLQPSELAKLSFVFFIASWYYKRENVEEMEELAAANADDLVAEKKPKSRRGIFGTLGLLVGTYLLIGIFFLQKELGTAIVFFIVLTAAQFSYERRPWQIVLNIVVAGAGLYLAYRLFHHIRVRFDIWLDPWSDSNDKGYQIVQSLFALAEGGFFGTGIGLGHPDTIPLGYSDFIFASIVEEMGAFMGICVMMLFALLVYRGFKVAMEQARDFYSVLALCVSALFAAQALIMFAGVMKVIPLTGITIPFLTSGGSSLVASFSLLAVLQVCSEPGQTRPRKKGGRRGTK
- the uvrA gene encoding excinuclease ABC subunit UvrA, with product MTLENIVIRGARANNLKDVSLVLPRNQMIVMTGLSGSGKSSLAFDTIYAEGQRRYVESLSSYARQFLGQMDKPDVDAVEGLSPSISIDQKTTNRNPRSTVGTVTEIYDYLRLLYAKAGHAICPVCGAEIQASSVDQIVDAVLALPERTRILIESPVIRAKKGQHKKAIENIGRMGYTRLRIDGEPAEITDEINLDKNKKHDISIIVDRLVVRSGIASRLSDSVETALEQADGLVVIQEVDGPAHRFSSRLACPNGHMSIDEIEPRLLSFNSPFGACPDCNGIGFHAAVDPQLCIPNPDLSIREGAVAPFATSQPKTYYYEMIAALAKMHGVSLDEPIGNAPKEFFEDLLYGTGNRTVRFSFQSHFSGNKVFHDVWEGVIPNLTRRYRQTSDAMQHRIEEYMAENTCETCHGDRLRPEALAIQIQGKNISEFTKLSVKDAYDWAKSLQFSETEQIVAKPIMKEILARLRFLIDVGLEYLTLDRYAATLSGGESQRIRLATQIGAGLVGVIYVLDEPSIGLHQRDNDRLLSSLRGLTSLGNTLIIVEHDEDTMRAADWIVDVGPGAGIHGGHIVYSGPALDIVQAKNSITADYLTHRKFIPVPTERRTPTSMLCVRGCQENNLKDIDIEIPLGVLTCITGVSGSGKSSFVEGILYKVLANRLNHARLRPGRYRGIRGLEALDKVIEIDQSPIGRTPRSNPATYTKVFDLIRDVFAMTNEAKLRGYDKGRFSFNVKGGRCEACKGDGTIKVEMHFLPDVYVPCEVCHGKRYNRETLQVHYKGKTISDILEMTIDEGLEFFAHHAGIRRRLQTLVDVGLGYLKIGQPSTELSGGEAQRVKLAAELGKVSTGKTIYILDEPTTGLHTADIARLILVFQRLIDAGNSIVVIEHNLDVIKVADWIVDLGPEGGDGGGTVVTAGTPETVVQEPRSYTGRYLAPILERDRIEVGHGKATS
- the ybaK gene encoding Cys-tRNA(Pro) deacylase, yielding MKKTNVMRILDRQKIAYEPGFYDVSDGVLDAVHVAEKIGLPPQKVFKTLVVEGEHEAIVCIIPGPAHLDLKKAAKAAGLKKVEMLPQKKLKPLTGYVHGGCSPIGLKKPLRTFLDVRARREGIIAISAGQIGVQVKLSAEALAEFIQAPFVDVVKEEECES
- a CDS encoding DUF4349 domain-containing protein, encoding MRKLKRICIALCLAIFLLSACSASSTEKSDGEAAQSMVAQMPQEDFIAEMPKEAMKPSVQEATDVAVPRKRIQTGALEMQVDDLASAQEQAETLAKDFAGYVENSWIEKSDAFCHAELTLRVDAERFTEAMEALKQLGEVQSAHTQTDDITQQYIDTDARLKTLGVQEERLLALLENAETIEDLLAIETQLQEVREEIERTTATLKSLDSQVQYATISLSLQTRTTVVSQGFFGKLKARIAEGMNDSLNILNGLLAGLIVLLPWAVLAALLIALLYKLWSRRHASRKRNAGIRAPQIPSDAPRGKTENGGEKPTEEDRKDSGNPMA